Part of the Catalinimonas alkaloidigena genome is shown below.
CAGGTCTTATTCCTGTTTTAAGACCTCCTGTATTGTCTGCATTAGTATTTCTTCTGAGCCGGATCCCACCCTGGAGGCTCGCTCGCTGGTTTCATAGCCTCCTTCAGCATATGCTTTTTTGATACCAATATAGCCTGGTCCGTACTCCTCGTAAGCAGCGGTTACTACTTCATCTTGGGGTCTCATTTGCTGGGCAGCCAACTGATACTCAACAAATAGTTCACCGGGTAAATTTAACATCCACACCTTCCCCAGCTTCAGAGAGGACACATCTATGAGATGACCTTCCTGCGTGCGTTGTAACCAGGCCAGGTGCTTGGCTGCGGAAAATTTTTGGTCTTCGGAAGTAGTATCAGAGGCGAGTATCGCCTTCAGGTCATTTTCTACCAGATGCTTACCCAAGGGTAGCTTTACCGATACACCTTTCCATCCCACCTCTTCATTCCTGAGGGGAAATTTATCAATATTTTCCCAGGCTTGTCGCATGGCTTCTTCCATGCGTTTTGCCAATATGGGCCGCCTTTCTACCGAACCATCATTGTATTTTCCGGCCGCTACATTTCCACCTGCTCCATTAAAATGGATGTGAGGCAACCCACCTAAGGCTTTCTCCCGCTCGTTGCGCGCTATTCCTACAAACTCACAGGTAACGTCTCCCTCACCATAATAACTTTGGGGATGTACTGCATAGTAGGTCAAAACGGCCAGCGGTGTATCATCCTGCCAGAAACTGACACTTTTAAGCCAGGGGTCAATCAATCCTTCCGGGGCTGCAATCGCCAGTGAATCAGTAGACTTACTCCATCGCATAATTTTCACCTTACCGTCCTCACCAAGTATCCTCCGGTTGGATGCTACTTTTTTAACTTTGGCCTTGCCAAAACCCAGGTGAGTTACCGGCTCAGCCGATTCATAAGCATGCCTTACTGCTTTAGCTACACTCTCAATGGTGCTTAGCAGGAAAGCAGTATCGTAGCGAGTACCTCCCAGACCATATTCATCCAGTATAGACTCTACCGTGAAATCACATCGTAATCCATCATGCTGATGTAAAGCATGTACAGAAACCCTGTCAGTAGTGGTATGGGCCGCTTTTGCCAGGCTTTCTTTCCACCTGTCCATCCCTTCGTTGGCAATGCCTAACCAATCCACTGCACAAAGTACTATAGGAGCTTTGTCTGAAAGAATGACCACCCCTCTGGCACTCAGGGAGTCCACTATTTTTCTGGCTGGAGCATAAGCTACAGGGCTTCCGATAGGAGGCGAAGCATCTACATGAAATACACCTATCCGGATTTGCTCGTTCTTTTCACTACAGCCAGTAGTCAAAAATACAAGCACCCCCAGAATAGCCACTATATGTAGCATGCACCTGCTATGATAGCTTATCTGTAACTCATTGCACGAGGTCTCCATAGGTTTCTTGATTAGGTCATTAAATCAGTTTTTATTTCATCTGGCTGAATTATACTAGTTTTATCGTTACACTTTGGGTGCCCAGTAAGTGCAGTAACCTTCTGCATGCACAGGCCCCTTAAATAGCATACATCCTCCACAGGCCTTATCACCTGGTGGTAAATACAGATTACAGTTGTTACACTGATTGTCAGCAATAGGTGTATCTGCAACATAGCCCAGGTTTTCTCTTTTCTGAATTTCTTCAGCACTTACATTACTCAAATCACTGCAGGGATCACCGGAATAAGCCGTTGCCTGTTCCTCCTGCTCCTGCTTTCCTTTCGTACAACTACTGATGAACAGTCCTCCCCCCAGTAAGAGGGTGCCGGCACGTATGTACTGACGAAAGAAGTCTCTGCGTGATCTTTTGTGGTTTAGCATAGTCAGATAGATTTATGATAATAAGCGTTCAGCTTTTCAATGGCGGCCTTAGGTTCCATTTCAGCATTAGCTTCTATATTTTCAATAATTTTTTGTATGCCTTCCTCATCATTTTTTTTCAACCCTTTTACAAGCCCACTGATACCCGCTTCCTGAACCTCTTTCTGTTTCTCTGCCAGTAAGCTTAAATAAGCTGCGACTTCCTGTTCATCATTTTTAGACCCAATAGAATAAGAGATATCCTCTACAAAATCTAATTTCCAGGCTTCAGTTTGCTGGAAAAAAGACGCTTCTTCGCTAACCGTTCTCATGAGGTCAAATGATGCCCCCGCTGCAGAGCTGAGAACGGCAGTTTTGAACCAGGGGTCAGCCCCTTTTTCTCTCACTACGCCCGCTAGTGCAGGTACTATCTCATCATTTTCAAAATTGCCTAAACTTAGACTGGCCTGAAAAGCTACCCTGGAAGCACTATCTTTGAGGCATTGTACAATTTGTGGCAGCATCTGCGGAAAACGTTCTGCTAAAATGAGGCTGTGCTCCCTCACACCTGGATGACTATCATGCATTGCCTTCTCCACATGTTCGGGTTTCAGACTATTCAGCCCTTCCAAAACATATAATGCATGTAAACGTACTCTAGGGTCCTGATGCTGCTGAAACACAGTTTCTATTTTTGAAACTACGCCAAGGTCCTGTCTTTCCACTAAAAGCCTTTGTGCCTGAAGACGCCACCACTGATTCGGATGAGAAAGTAATTCCGCCAGCTTCTGCGTTTCCATCTCTTTCAGCTTAGGAATGATTTTACTTTTGGATTCCGCATTCACCGGCTTTATCCGGTAGATCCTTCCCATATCACTTCCATTGAGAAAGTCCATATCCTCTTTGAGATCTTCAGGTATAGAGAGGGGGGTTTCTATATGCTGACGATACATGTCAATCACATACAGATACCCATCCGGTCCTACCGTAAAATTTACCGGACGGAACCAGGGATCAACAGAGCTCAGAAACTCCTTGTCGGCTTCCGACGCATGCCGTTGCGCAACAAAAGTGGGACTATCATCCATAGGGGTCAAAACATCTCTGTGAATAAGATTTCCAGCGACATCTCCTGTAAAGATATTACCATAATATGCCTCAGGAAAGGCGTCACCGGTATATATGGTACCCCCTGATGCGCCGGTAAAATGGTCTTCTGCATATTCTACTCTGTCCAGTCCCTGTTCATCATACTGTTTTTGCCTTCTACGCGTACGCTCTGCTCGCCAGTAGGGAGCGGGTGTTTCCTGATACATGCGGAGATCATGATCAGAGATATTGAATGCTGCAGTGGAAGTAGACAGGTGAGCATGCCTGTCCAGATATCTTATAGGGATTACAGCATGACGTATATGAATCGTATTTTGTGTGATGAATCTATGTCCCCAATCATCAATCGTATGTCCAAATTGTCCCGGACCGCTGGCAAGCTCAAATTCTCCCCGGTCAAGACGAAAGCGAAAATCACCTCCCCGCATTGACAATTTAGGAGCATCAGGATTCCTGCTAAAGCTCACCTCTCCAGCCTGCCCGTGATTGGCAGCATATATCCAGTTGTCCACACTATACCTGAGGTTGGTTATTTGCGCTTCAGAGTTATTTTCAAAAAAGCCAGTAAACAAAACTTCTTTGGAATCGGCCTGATGATCGCCGTCAGTATCTTTCAGGTAAAGAATATCCGGTGCGGAGGTCACCAGAAGTCCATCTTTCCAGGGTAAAACGCTGGTAGCTTCAGACAGTTTATCAGCAAATACTACTGAATCATCAATCCTGC
Proteins encoded:
- a CDS encoding high-potential iron-sulfur protein, coding for MLNHKRSRRDFFRQYIRAGTLLLGGGLFISSCTKGKQEQEEQATAYSGDPCSDLSNVSAEEIQKRENLGYVADTPIADNQCNNCNLYLPPGDKACGGCMLFKGPVHAEGYCTYWAPKV
- a CDS encoding PVC-type heme-binding CxxCH protein, which codes for MKYNSTVLLSVCIILSTSCNQEKLYPDALSTEEALESFRLHEGFEIELFAAEPYVKDPVELVFDENGNAYVVEMPDYPYKPEEGEAAGRIKMLIDTDHDGRIDDSVVFADKLSEATSVLPWKDGLLVTSAPDILYLKDTDGDHQADSKEVLFTGFFENNSEAQITNLRYSVDNWIYAANHGQAGEVSFSRNPDAPKLSMRGGDFRFRLDRGEFELASGPGQFGHTIDDWGHRFITQNTIHIRHAVIPIRYLDRHAHLSTSTAAFNISDHDLRMYQETPAPYWRAERTRRRQKQYDEQGLDRVEYAEDHFTGASGGTIYTGDAFPEAYYGNIFTGDVAGNLIHRDVLTPMDDSPTFVAQRHASEADKEFLSSVDPWFRPVNFTVGPDGYLYVIDMYRQHIETPLSIPEDLKEDMDFLNGSDMGRIYRIKPVNAESKSKIIPKLKEMETQKLAELLSHPNQWWRLQAQRLLVERQDLGVVSKIETVFQQHQDPRVRLHALYVLEGLNSLKPEHVEKAMHDSHPGVREHSLILAERFPQMLPQIVQCLKDSASRVAFQASLSLGNFENDEIVPALAGVVREKGADPWFKTAVLSSAAGASFDLMRTVSEEASFFQQTEAWKLDFVEDISYSIGSKNDEQEVAAYLSLLAEKQKEVQEAGISGLVKGLKKNDEEGIQKIIENIEANAEMEPKAAIEKLNAYYHKSI